Proteins from one Actinobacillus delphinicola genomic window:
- the rpe gene encoding ribulose-phosphate 3-epimerase, whose amino-acid sequence MKPYLIAPSILSADLAQLGEDVKKVLASGADVIHFDVMDNHYVPNLTFGPAVCKALRDYGITAPIDVHLMVKPVDRIIPDFAKAGATYITFHPEASEHIDRTIQLIKDNGCKAGLVFNPATSLNYLEYTIDKLDSILLMSVNPGFGGQKFIPQTLGKLRQAREMIKASGRDIRLEIDGGVKIENIREIAEAGADMFVAGSAIFGQPDYKAVIDAMREQLAQVDD is encoded by the coding sequence ATGAAACCTTATTTAATTGCACCTTCAATTTTATCAGCGGATTTGGCACAATTAGGGGAAGATGTTAAGAAAGTTCTTGCGAGTGGGGCCGATGTTATTCATTTTGATGTGATGGATAATCACTATGTGCCTAATTTGACGTTTGGTCCTGCTGTATGTAAAGCGTTGCGAGATTATGGTATTACGGCGCCGATTGATGTACATTTGATGGTAAAGCCTGTCGATCGGATTATCCCAGATTTTGCTAAGGCGGGTGCGACGTATATTACTTTTCATCCAGAAGCAAGTGAGCATATTGATCGTACTATTCAGCTTATTAAGGATAATGGATGTAAAGCAGGATTAGTATTTAATCCCGCAACTTCTTTGAATTATTTAGAATATACAATTGATAAATTGGATAGCATTTTATTGATGTCGGTAAATCCAGGTTTTGGTGGGCAAAAGTTTATTCCACAGACATTAGGCAAATTACGCCAAGCACGTGAAATGATTAAGGCGAGTGGGCGTGATATTCGTTTAGAAATTGATGGTGGGGTAAAAATTGAGAACATTCGTGAAATTGCGGAGGCAGGCGCTGATATGTTTGTAGCGGGATCTGCTATTTTTGGACAACCTGATTATAAAGCTGTTATTGATGCAATGCGTGAACAATTAGCCCAAGTAGATGATTAG
- a CDS encoding phosphoglycolate phosphatase, producing MSQFKVVGFDLDGTLVNSLPDLALSVNSALVDFDLPEAPEDLVLTWIGNGANVLIQRAIEWACQQEMRELTPKDKHELIEKFNFYYGENICNKSRLFPNVKETLEELKRRGYTLVVITNKPTVHVKPVLEAFGIAHLFSEMLGGHSLPSIKPHPAPLYYVCGKYGIFPKQMLFVGDSRNDILAANMAGAPVVGLTYGYNYNIPIADSNPDWVFDDFAQLLTILD from the coding sequence ATGAGTCAATTTAAAGTTGTTGGGTTCGATTTAGATGGAACTCTCGTAAATAGTCTTCCAGATCTTGCCCTTTCGGTAAATTCAGCATTAGTTGATTTCGATTTACCAGAAGCACCAGAGGATCTTGTTCTTACTTGGATTGGTAATGGTGCGAATGTATTAATTCAACGCGCCATTGAATGGGCATGCCAACAAGAAATGCGTGAATTAACGCCAAAAGATAAGCATGAATTGATTGAGAAATTCAACTTCTATTATGGCGAAAATATTTGTAATAAAAGTCGTTTATTCCCGAATGTTAAAGAAACCTTAGAAGAATTAAAACGTCGAGGTTATACGTTAGTTGTTATTACCAATAAACCTACAGTACACGTAAAACCTGTTTTGGAAGCATTTGGTATTGCACATCTTTTCAGTGAGATGCTTGGTGGACATTCTTTACCATCTATTAAACCGCATCCAGCACCACTTTATTATGTGTGTGGTAAATATGGTATTTTCCCTAAACAAATGCTTTTCGTGGGTGACTCACGTAATGATATTTTGGCAGCCAATATGGCTGGTGCGCCAGTAGTTGGTTTAACTTACGGTTATAATTATAATATCCCGATTGCAGATTCAAATCCTGATTGGGTATTTGATGACTTTGCACAACTTTTAACAATTTTAGATTAA
- the trpS gene encoding tryptophan--tRNA ligase, producing the protein MSKPIVFSGVQPSGELTIGNYLGALRQWVKMQDDHECLFCIVDQHAITVRQDPEKLRKATLDVLALYLACGIDPEKSTIFIQSQVPEHAQLAWVLNCYTYFGEMSRMTQFKDKSARHSDNINVGLFTYPVLMAADILLYQAQEVPVGDDQRQHLEITRDIADRFNKIYGDIFTIPKAFIAKSGARVMSLQEPNKKMSKSDENRNNVIGLLEEPKAVAKKIKRAVTDSDEPPVVRYDVENKAGVSNLLDILSGVTGKSIAELEAEFEGKMYGHLKGAVADAVSEMLTELQERFHHFRNDEALLKRIAAEGAEKARRHAKSTLEKVYEAVGFVLP; encoded by the coding sequence ATGAGCAAACCCATTGTTTTTAGTGGCGTTCAACCTTCAGGGGAATTAACGATTGGTAACTACCTCGGTGCTTTACGCCAATGGGTAAAAATGCAAGATGATCATGAATGTTTATTCTGTATTGTGGATCAGCATGCGATTACGGTTCGTCAAGATCCAGAAAAATTACGCAAAGCAACACTAGATGTTTTAGCACTTTATCTTGCTTGTGGTATCGATCCTGAAAAAAGCACAATATTTATTCAATCACAAGTGCCAGAACATGCGCAGTTAGCATGGGTGTTAAATTGCTATACCTATTTTGGTGAAATGAGTCGTATGACACAATTTAAAGATAAGTCAGCACGCCACTCAGATAACATCAATGTTGGGTTGTTTACCTATCCAGTATTAATGGCAGCGGATATTTTGCTTTATCAGGCACAAGAAGTACCAGTCGGCGACGATCAACGCCAACATCTTGAAATTACACGAGATATTGCAGATCGCTTTAACAAGATTTATGGTGATATTTTTACTATTCCAAAAGCGTTTATTGCAAAATCAGGCGCTCGCGTAATGTCGTTGCAAGAACCGAATAAAAAAATGTCTAAATCAGATGAAAACCGTAATAACGTTATCGGTCTTTTAGAAGAGCCGAAAGCCGTAGCGAAGAAAATTAAACGTGCGGTCACGGATTCTGATGAGCCACCTGTAGTGCGTTATGATGTTGAAAATAAAGCAGGCGTATCTAACTTACTTGATATTCTTTCAGGTGTAACAGGCAAAAGTATTGCTGAGCTTGAAGCTGAATTTGAAGGCAAAATGTATGGTCACTTGAAAGGTGCGGTAGCAGATGCGGTAAGTGAAATGTTGACAGAATTACAAGAACGTTTCCACCACTTCCGTAATGATGAAGCGTTATTAAAACGTATCGCAGCAGAAGGTGCTGAAAAAGCTCGTCGTCATGCGAAAAGTACATTAGAAAAAGTGTACGAAGCAGTTGGTTTTGTTCTTCCTTAA
- a CDS encoding LTA synthase family protein yields MSLTLLTIGIFIYFMVFCFAHRQWMKASFLSQEIVQNSSNQAALKRMQILGIRFDLKMVAEFLAVPYLITSFLQFLDFSSDILAWTYAIITFVLGFIFVGFCIGNYYYYKTYNTYFDTFIFAFFEDDTKAVMQNMWDDYPIARSTLATFILALIPAWLSYGILSDSPVGNSWESITSSIVMLVLCVLAIRGTLKSKPLNKLHAQVSSLKTINYLVPNGVMALMWAIKDHRKASHFAAVSAAEGEQLREDLFQQKAMTCHTPNNTFLAENRPHVVFSLMESFGGNILALDKEGENDVLGTLRPHTQQDYFFRRFLSYSNGTASSLLGQCFYSINENLSQSTEQKTHLAHTAFKPYLDKGYKVIFVTSGNAMWRSLSTYFIEQGFHEVYDQNTLIDTFPEAKDTLSYWGVADEFAFKFAEKCLKEAKEPLFIYILTVTNHPPYKAPESYEPYPVNPQTLEGRLGENTKERKNILTAYQYATSCLGNFVTQIKQSDLKERVIIGASGDHHLRGMTYRMPEELFLSYSVPFYLYVPTTIVEKTGAVFDLKRLGSHKDIFPTLYAMSLSDAEYWNLGGRNILAQNQPEWSKFAYNVCIYADQEHVVDLQQIPYVAYQWENDLLVKKPHTLSEAKAKWISEYNEYWSWQMNYLLKGTK; encoded by the coding sequence ATGTCCTTAACTTTGCTTACAATCGGAATTTTTATTTATTTTATGGTTTTCTGTTTCGCTCATCGTCAATGGATGAAAGCGAGTTTTCTATCACAAGAAATTGTTCAGAATTCAAGTAATCAAGCTGCGCTTAAACGCATGCAAATCTTAGGCATTCGTTTTGACTTAAAAATGGTTGCCGAGTTTCTTGCTGTTCCATATCTCATCACGAGTTTCTTACAATTTTTGGATTTTTCATCCGATATTTTAGCATGGACCTACGCAATTATTACGTTTGTACTAGGCTTTATTTTTGTTGGTTTTTGTATCGGTAATTATTATTACTACAAAACCTATAATACGTATTTTGATACTTTTATTTTTGCCTTTTTTGAAGATGATACAAAAGCTGTAATGCAAAATATGTGGGATGATTATCCAATTGCACGTAGCACCCTTGCAACCTTTATTCTTGCACTCATTCCAGCTTGGTTAAGCTATGGCATTTTATCCGATTCACCAGTGGGAAATTCATGGGAAAGTATTACGAGCTCTATCGTGATGCTTGTGCTATGCGTATTAGCGATTCGCGGAACGTTAAAATCCAAACCGCTTAACAAATTGCATGCACAAGTTTCTTCTTTGAAAACCATTAACTACCTTGTGCCGAATGGGGTAATGGCATTGATGTGGGCAATTAAAGATCATCGTAAAGCGAGTCATTTTGCTGCGGTGAGTGCGGCTGAAGGTGAACAGTTACGAGAAGATTTATTTCAGCAAAAAGCGATGACGTGCCATACGCCAAATAATACATTTTTAGCGGAAAATAGACCGCATGTTGTTTTTAGTTTGATGGAAAGTTTTGGCGGTAATATTTTAGCGCTTGATAAAGAAGGCGAAAATGATGTGCTTGGCACGTTGCGTCCACATACACAGCAGGATTATTTTTTCCGCCGTTTTTTATCTTATAGCAATGGTACAGCATCATCGTTATTGGGACAATGTTTTTACAGTATTAATGAAAACTTGAGCCAATCTACCGAACAAAAAACACATCTTGCTCATACGGCATTTAAGCCTTATTTAGATAAAGGTTATAAAGTCATTTTTGTGACATCAGGTAATGCGATGTGGCGTAGTTTATCGACTTACTTTATTGAGCAAGGTTTTCATGAAGTTTATGACCAAAATACGCTGATAGATACTTTCCCAGAAGCAAAAGATACCTTGTCTTACTGGGGCGTTGCAGATGAGTTTGCATTTAAATTTGCAGAAAAATGCTTAAAAGAGGCAAAGGAACCGTTATTTATTTACATTTTAACGGTAACTAATCATCCGCCATACAAAGCACCAGAAAGCTATGAACCTTATCCTGTTAATCCGCAAACTTTAGAAGGACGTTTAGGGGAAAATACGAAAGAACGTAAAAATATTCTGACCGCTTATCAATATGCAACCAGTTGTCTAGGAAACTTTGTTACGCAAATAAAACAAAGTGATTTAAAAGAACGAGTCATTATTGGTGCAAGCGGTGATCATCATTTACGAGGGATGACTTACCGTATGCCAGAGGAATTATTTTTAAGTTATAGTGTTCCTTTTTATCTTTATGTTCCAACTACTATTGTTGAAAAAACGGGAGCAGTATTTGATCTAAAACGACTTGGTTCGCATAAAGATATTTTCCCAACGCTTTATGCCATGAGTTTATCGGATGCGGAATATTGGAATTTAGGTGGGCGAAATATCTTGGCACAAAATCAGCCAGAATGGAGTAAATTTGCCTATAATGTCTGTATTTATGCCGATCAAGAACATGTTGTGGATTTACAACAAATTCCCTATGTGGCTTATCAATGGGAAAATGATTTATTAGTGAAAAAACCACATACTTTGTCAGAAGCAAAAGCAAAATGGATCAGTGAATATAATGAGTATTGGTCATGGCAGATGAATTATCTGCTAAAAGGCACGAAGTAG
- the hpt gene encoding hypoxanthine phosphoribosyltransferase — MKKHHIETLIPKEDVRDRIRELGAEITRFYKEKGAENLVVIGLLRGSFMFMADLVRSIDIPLEIDFMTASSYGNSMETSHDVKINKDLDGDIYHRHVLIVEDIIDTGCTLQKIREILQLREPASLQICTLLDKPFRREVEVPVKWAGFPIPDEFVVGYGIDYAQYYRNLDYIGKVVIEE, encoded by the coding sequence ATGAAAAAACATCATATAGAAACGCTTATTCCAAAAGAAGATGTTCGCGATCGTATTCGCGAGCTGGGTGCTGAAATTACGCGGTTTTATAAAGAAAAAGGCGCAGAAAATCTTGTCGTTATAGGGTTATTGCGTGGTTCTTTTATGTTTATGGCGGACTTGGTACGCAGTATTGATATTCCGCTTGAAATCGATTTCATGACAGCATCAAGTTACGGCAATTCTATGGAAACTAGCCATGATGTGAAAATTAACAAGGATTTGGACGGTGACATTTATCATCGCCATGTACTTATTGTTGAAGATATTATTGATACGGGGTGTACTTTACAAAAAATTCGTGAAATTTTACAACTTCGCGAACCAGCTTCTTTACAAATTTGCACACTGTTGGATAAACCGTTCCGCCGTGAGGTAGAAGTCCCTGTAAAATGGGCAGGTTTCCCAATTCCTGATGAGTTTGTTGTGGGATATGGTATTGATTATGCGCAATATTACCGAAATCTTGATTACATTGGTAAAGTTGTGATTGAAGAATAA
- a CDS encoding ORF6C domain-containing protein, with protein sequence MTNISSERLKNERIRIGFTQEELGNKCGVTKLAQFNYEKGTRFPTSEYLEKAAQLGVDVQYVITGTPSHSNINAEEAFLLQQFRQLTADQKKMMLSFLLGGFTGMNQPAQATSPMVGGNNTGSLIIGDKGTINNIKTEKYITRTKAEVKPNETHISQEMARKIKDLVDEIVALELKIRKNPRTYSGVWAALNKHCGVTTYKLIPLDRYTKAETYLRKWIGRLQSTKSAPKKMGSDYRNKKYAYIKLNMKQLGIEGWLDELLRVKYGVTSLKDLTDEELQKVYNSVSSKKASAKR encoded by the coding sequence ATGACTAATATTTCATCAGAAAGATTAAAAAACGAACGTATCCGTATAGGTTTTACGCAAGAAGAACTAGGAAATAAGTGCGGAGTGACTAAACTGGCTCAATTTAACTATGAAAAAGGGACTAGGTTTCCAACATCTGAATATTTAGAAAAAGCGGCTCAACTAGGCGTGGATGTGCAATATGTGATTACAGGAACGCCATCACACAGCAATATAAATGCCGAAGAAGCCTTTTTATTACAACAATTTAGACAACTAACGGCAGATCAGAAAAAAATGATGTTGAGTTTCTTACTAGGTGGATTTACTGGTATGAATCAACCAGCACAAGCGACTAGCCCAATGGTTGGAGGAAATAATACAGGAAGCCTTATCATTGGTGATAAAGGTACTATAAACAATATAAAAACAGAGAAATACATAACTAGAACGAAAGCCGAAGTTAAGCCAAATGAAACACATATTAGTCAAGAAATGGCTAGAAAAATTAAAGATTTAGTTGATGAAATTGTAGCATTAGAACTCAAAATTAGAAAAAATCCTAGAACTTATTCAGGTGTATGGGCAGCATTGAATAAGCACTGTGGTGTTACAACCTATAAACTAATTCCTCTTGATCGCTACACAAAAGCCGAAACTTATTTACGGAAATGGATTGGGCGCTTACAGTCGACCAAATCAGCTCCTAAAAAAATGGGCAGTGATTATCGCAATAAGAAATACGCATACATAAAACTGAATATGAAACAACTTGGGATAGAAGGATGGCTTGATGAGTTGTTAAGAGTTAAATACGGGGTAACAAGCCTTAAAGATTTAACTGATGAAGAGTTGCAAAAGGTTTATAATTCCGTGTCCTCCAAAAAAGCAAGTGCTAAACGCTAA
- a CDS encoding helix-turn-helix domain-containing protein produces MMHSEQKLRNAKAKIYSQGLTIKQWAEKNGFNVKNVYSLLNGERKGRVGKSLLIANKLGFYDED; encoded by the coding sequence ATGATGCACAGTGAACAAAAATTGCGTAATGCAAAAGCTAAAATCTACTCTCAAGGATTGACTATTAAGCAATGGGCGGAAAAGAACGGTTTTAACGTTAAAAATGTTTATTCGCTACTTAACGGCGAACGTAAAGGACGAGTAGGAAAAAGTTTACTTATAGCAAACAAGCTTGGTTTTTATGATGAAGATTAA
- a CDS encoding Mu transposase C-terminal domain-containing protein, whose protein sequence is MNNSKLYYTARELLSLNLKDLPITVKGIIQKANRENWVSRPRQARGGGYEYAITSLPKTVQTALRHKLASDLTEKQPQVPVAFDEQAVRNLNQKQLSISDARNVLGQYLLLLEGGRKCVRNKVVDTFLDKLKVGDLPPHIMEAIRKANARSKGEAKISKRTLMDCLLNYEKSQSTGERVLRQAPKRQGRPQTDVTQLAWLHDFLTFYRVAQGVKVTHAYRRFERAVSYKAPSLSAVQRVVAKLPEIFLEKGRLTGAQYRALLPCVRRDWSQLSLFDCFIGDGHGFKAKVKHPEHAHGFQPEITALIDGRSRLIVGWSVAQSESSLAVADALRHAIQNWGTPYIYYSDNGGGETNKTLDDDVTGMLPRLGISHETGIAGNPQGRGIIERLWQSTLIPLARSYETYTGSTMDGSTKHLIYRRIESAVNAIEKGKELSTEQRRFYKKMPHFLDFVADVERCFADYNNRPHSSLPKKDNGEHFSPLEYANWIMKAERITPRKLHPLEEELLFRPETVRQVRRGEIELFTNRYFSTQLATYHNEKVRVLYDIHDPSYVFVKTMDGEWICKAELDGNKVAAFPQSVVERAKAKSVAAQNKRLQTRIERNNRELNPAITLQADDELLESLARSELLEIDQEEQPIFLTQAEKDHWEQQHRKAVGE, encoded by the coding sequence ATGAACAATTCAAAACTGTATTATACCGCACGAGAATTATTAAGTTTAAATCTTAAAGACCTACCTATTACTGTAAAAGGAATCATTCAAAAAGCTAACAGAGAAAATTGGGTATCACGTCCAAGACAAGCAAGAGGTGGTGGCTACGAATACGCCATAACTTCTCTCCCAAAAACAGTGCAAACCGCTCTGCGCCACAAATTGGCATCGGATTTAACGGAGAAACAACCGCAAGTACCTGTAGCTTTTGATGAACAAGCAGTACGAAATTTAAACCAAAAGCAACTATCCATCTCAGATGCACGTAATGTACTAGGACAGTATTTATTACTGCTCGAAGGGGGGCGCAAATGCGTACGCAATAAGGTGGTGGATACCTTTTTGGATAAACTCAAAGTGGGCGATTTACCACCACACATTATGGAAGCTATACGTAAAGCGAACGCTAGAAGTAAAGGCGAGGCAAAAATCAGTAAGCGCACATTGATGGATTGCCTACTCAACTACGAGAAAAGTCAAAGTACGGGGGAACGTGTACTTCGACAAGCACCTAAACGCCAAGGACGACCACAAACAGACGTAACTCAACTAGCATGGCTTCACGATTTCTTAACCTTTTACCGTGTGGCGCAAGGGGTGAAAGTGACCCACGCTTACCGCCGTTTTGAACGTGCGGTGAGCTACAAAGCCCCCAGTTTAAGCGCCGTGCAACGGGTGGTGGCGAAATTGCCTGAGATTTTCTTAGAAAAAGGGCGTTTGACAGGGGCGCAATACCGAGCCTTATTGCCTTGCGTGCGCCGTGATTGGTCGCAGTTGTCGTTATTTGACTGCTTTATCGGCGATGGTCACGGTTTCAAAGCCAAAGTGAAACACCCTGAACACGCACACGGATTTCAACCAGAAATTACGGCGTTGATTGATGGGCGTAGCCGTTTAATCGTGGGCTGGTCGGTGGCACAAAGTGAAAGCAGTCTTGCAGTAGCAGACGCCCTTCGCCACGCTATTCAAAACTGGGGAACGCCGTACATTTACTACTCCGATAACGGTGGTGGTGAAACCAACAAAACACTTGATGACGATGTAACGGGTATGTTGCCACGCTTAGGCATAAGCCACGAAACAGGCATTGCGGGCAATCCGCAAGGGCGAGGCATTATTGAACGATTATGGCAAAGCACGCTCATTCCGCTGGCGAGAAGTTATGAAACCTACACAGGTTCAACAATGGACGGCAGTACTAAGCACCTGATTTATCGCCGTATTGAAAGTGCGGTGAATGCCATTGAAAAAGGCAAGGAACTTTCGACCGAGCAACGCCGTTTTTATAAAAAAATGCCGCACTTTTTAGACTTCGTGGCAGACGTGGAACGCTGTTTTGCGGATTACAACAACCGTCCACATAGCAGTTTGCCGAAAAAAGACAACGGCGAGCATTTTAGCCCGCTTGAATACGCTAACTGGATTATGAAAGCAGAACGCATTACGCCAAGAAAATTGCACCCACTGGAAGAAGAGTTGTTATTCCGCCCTGAAACGGTACGCCAAGTGCGACGTGGTGAAATTGAACTGTTTACTAACCGTTATTTTTCCACGCAGTTGGCGACATACCACAACGAGAAAGTGCGAGTGCTATATGACATTCACGATCCAAGTTACGTATTCGTCAAAACAATGGACGGCGAATGGATTTGTAAAGCGGAACTAGACGGCAACAAAGTGGCGGCATTCCCACAATCGGTGGTGGAACGTGCCAAAGCGAAAAGTGTCGCCGCCCAAAATAAACGCCTACAAACACGTATTGAGCGTAATAACCGTGAACTCAACCCAGCCATTACGTTACAAGCAGACGATGAACTACTGGAAAGCCTAGCTCGTAGCGAATTGCTAGAAATTGACCAAGAAGAACAACCGATTTTTTTAACCCAAGCAGAAAAAGACCACTGGGAACAACAACACCGTAAGGCAGTAGGAGAATAA
- a CDS encoding AAA family ATPase, producing the protein MNQNALKQFMETYNWGQKQVAQHFGKSISTVSQYLRGLYNGDVSELDRKVDELIALYTEKATVKYNEHFVPTLVAKIGFETIRYAHASADINVIYGAAGIGKTQLLKQYAKEHSSAVLIEVDPSCTPKVLLTQICEKIGATARGSNHDLLAAILDKLENSDRVLLVDEAELLNTRSLEFLRRIHDKANIGVVLAGMPRLLVNLQGKNNELAQLYSRVGTAQNLGQALNDDDMALLIEQTLGTNEFNAPLMKAAKGNARRLSKLIRGVVRTAKLNERPINEALIQQFSKKLIN; encoded by the coding sequence ATGAACCAAAACGCACTAAAACAATTTATGGAAACCTACAACTGGGGGCAAAAACAAGTAGCACAGCATTTTGGCAAATCCATTTCTACGGTTAGCCAATATCTACGAGGCCTGTATAACGGCGATGTGAGCGAATTAGACCGTAAAGTAGACGAATTGATAGCCCTTTATACCGAAAAAGCAACGGTGAAGTATAACGAACATTTTGTACCTACACTTGTGGCAAAAATTGGGTTTGAAACTATCCGTTATGCTCATGCTAGTGCAGATATTAACGTGATTTACGGTGCCGCAGGTATTGGTAAAACCCAGTTACTCAAACAGTACGCCAAAGAACACAGCAGTGCAGTCTTGATTGAAGTCGATCCAAGTTGCACACCAAAAGTATTGCTCACGCAAATTTGCGAAAAAATCGGTGCAACAGCACGTGGCAGTAACCACGACTTACTCGCTGCCATTTTAGACAAACTCGAAAATAGTGATCGAGTGTTGTTGGTAGACGAGGCGGAGTTGTTAAACACTCGCTCTCTCGAATTTCTACGCCGTATTCACGACAAGGCAAATATTGGTGTAGTGCTTGCTGGAATGCCACGTTTATTAGTGAATCTACAAGGCAAAAATAACGAGTTAGCCCAACTTTATAGCCGCGTAGGAACAGCCCAAAACTTAGGGCAAGCCTTAAACGATGATGATATGGCGTTACTAATTGAACAAACACTTGGCACCAATGAATTTAACGCTCCACTAATGAAAGCCGCCAAAGGAAATGCAAGACGTTTATCAAAACTTATTCGAGGCGTAGTTCGCACCGCAAAACTCAATGAACGTCCAATCAACGAGGCATTAATTCAACAATTTAGTAAAAAACTCATTAACTAG
- a CDS encoding host-nuclease inhibitor Gam family protein, translating into MAKPTKVRLKKPALTETIHCREEVEVAITKIGNLQREYLRLQVQQNDEIAQITDHYAPKLLAYKEQITHLQDAVQAWCEANRAELTQNGKSKTAKFNTGNVQWRQCPPSVIARGIPTILENLKLLGLSRFIRNKEEINKEAMLLEPDLANTVNGISIKQGVEDFVITPFEQQ; encoded by the coding sequence ATGGCAAAACCAACCAAAGTACGGTTGAAAAAACCAGCACTCACTGAAACCATTCACTGTCGTGAAGAGGTAGAAGTAGCAATTACTAAAATTGGTAACTTGCAGCGTGAATACTTACGTTTACAAGTACAACAGAATGATGAAATCGCCCAAATTACTGACCATTACGCCCCAAAATTATTGGCGTACAAGGAACAAATTACCCATTTGCAAGACGCCGTGCAAGCGTGGTGTGAGGCAAATCGAGCGGAACTTACTCAAAACGGCAAGAGTAAAACTGCGAAATTCAACACTGGTAACGTGCAATGGCGACAATGTCCGCCAAGCGTAATAGCACGTGGCATACCAACCATTTTGGAAAATTTAAAACTTTTAGGGTTAAGTCGTTTTATTCGCAATAAGGAAGAGATCAACAAGGAAGCAATGTTACTAGAACCTGATCTCGCTAACACTGTAAACGGTATCAGTATTAAACAGGGAGTAGAAGACTTTGTAATTACTCCTTTTGAACAACAATAG
- a CDS encoding gp16 family protein, giving the protein MQRKSLITKIHIGKKELNLDDDTYRFLLNRITSKTSCKDMTIPELNLVLNTMKKAGFKPNAKKYKRPTIGANEKLCQSYLNKIEAMISDNKLSWEYATGICRKAVKKQRLQWCTSEELYTVIQILASHLHRQGKRVK; this is encoded by the coding sequence ATGCAAAGAAAATCACTCATAACAAAAATTCATATTGGTAAAAAAGAACTCAATCTTGATGATGATACTTATCGTTTTTTATTAAATCGTATTACAAGTAAAACAAGTTGTAAGGATATGACTATACCCGAATTAAATTTAGTATTAAATACGATGAAAAAAGCGGGTTTTAAACCAAATGCAAAAAAATATAAACGTCCAACTATTGGCGCTAATGAAAAATTATGCCAAAGCTATTTAAATAAAATTGAAGCAATGATCTCAGATAATAAATTAAGTTGGGAATACGCTACAGGAATTTGTCGCAAAGCAGTAAAAAAACAACGATTACAGTGGTGTACGAGTGAAGAATTGTACACTGTCATTCAAATTCTAGCATCCCACCTACATAGACAAGGTAAGCGAGTAAAATAA
- a CDS encoding Mor transcription activator family protein — MNLSFVEEYLPPIIKEMIDVMGLELTEKLVENFGGTTFNFSNGNVYYQRLKEKLGENNAARFYHYFQCEKIYIPQCKRALQELKKFRFYRDFCYLTDTEGKSARIAMIELCPKYKISDRYGWKIISSMRHHSPQGDLFAR; from the coding sequence ATGAATTTAAGTTTTGTTGAAGAATATTTACCACCAATTATTAAAGAAATGATTGATGTAATGGGATTAGAACTTACAGAAAAATTAGTGGAAAATTTTGGTGGTACAACATTTAATTTTTCTAACGGGAATGTATATTATCAACGTTTGAAAGAAAAACTTGGTGAAAATAATGCGGCACGGTTTTATCATTATTTTCAATGTGAAAAAATCTATATTCCCCAATGTAAACGAGCATTACAGGAGCTTAAAAAGTTTCGATTTTACCGTGATTTTTGCTATTTGACTGACACTGAAGGTAAAAGTGCTAGAATTGCTATGATTGAGCTTTGCCCTAAATATAAAATTAGCGATCGTTATGGTTGGAAAATTATATCTTCAATGCGTCACCATTCACCACAAGGGGATTTATTTGCTCGCTGA